A genomic region of Planococcus kocurii contains the following coding sequences:
- a CDS encoding ISL3 family transposase: MIPRPLPFVGIDDFAFKKRFTYGTIFIDLQTHQPLDILNTRQPEGVTKWLKNYPAIKLITRDGSKTYAAAVKEASPAILQIADRWHLLHQLFEALKKTVFALLPATWTPPSPEQSTHPTEEVNLKLRKHERLRVQNEEKRWRRIQQVQSLYKEGYTKTEIHERLNISFGTVRNDLSKTEKPKLRRTSAFQRFRPLIRSLIQEKRASSYIEEICRSEGYKGSVSTLTNMISEERKQLKQGRPATVSIRQEVLRILWDTEKENHYDRFQKLHPNLLDTFPQIMKLDELVHSFRQLFKDKNVEHLLVWLKKEEQGNFSFIRTFVQGILQDLSAVKLSIEQPWSNGPTEGQVNRLKTIKRMMYGRAGFQVLRNRVLYRW; encoded by the coding sequence TTGATCCCGCGCCCTCTTCCTTTCGTCGGTATCGATGATTTCGCTTTTAAAAAACGCTTTACGTATGGAACCATTTTTATCGATCTCCAAACGCATCAACCCCTGGATATTCTGAACACGCGCCAACCCGAAGGGGTGACAAAATGGTTGAAAAACTACCCAGCCATCAAGTTAATCACCCGCGATGGTTCGAAAACTTATGCGGCAGCGGTAAAGGAAGCTTCACCGGCCATTCTCCAAATAGCGGACCGATGGCATCTGCTTCATCAGCTGTTTGAAGCGTTGAAGAAAACGGTTTTCGCTCTTTTGCCGGCTACGTGGACACCGCCTAGCCCAGAGCAATCAACTCATCCAACTGAAGAGGTAAACCTTAAGCTGCGAAAGCATGAACGGCTAAGAGTTCAAAATGAAGAAAAAAGATGGCGGCGTATTCAACAAGTTCAATCTTTGTATAAAGAGGGCTATACCAAAACCGAAATCCACGAAAGACTCAATATTTCGTTTGGGACGGTAAGAAATGATTTGAGCAAGACAGAAAAGCCTAAGCTTCGACGCACCTCAGCTTTTCAACGATTCCGCCCGTTGATTCGCTCCTTAATCCAAGAAAAGCGAGCAAGCAGCTACATTGAAGAAATCTGCCGATCTGAAGGATATAAGGGGTCCGTTTCAACCTTGACCAATATGATTTCCGAAGAACGTAAACAATTGAAGCAAGGTAGACCAGCAACTGTTTCGATTCGACAAGAAGTTCTGCGAATTCTCTGGGATACCGAAAAAGAAAATCACTATGACCGATTTCAAAAGCTGCATCCTAACTTATTGGATACTTTCCCACAAATTATGAAGCTCGATGAGCTCGTTCACTCTTTCCGTCAATTATTCAAGGACAAGAACGTTGAACATCTATTAGTCTGGTTAAAAAAAGAAGAGCAAGGCAACTTTTCCTTTATTCGAACTTTTGTTCAAGGAATTCTCCAGGATTTGAGCGCAGTCAAACTAAGCATTGAACAGCCCTGGAGCAATGGTCCAACAGAAGGACAGGTGAACCGGTTAAAAACCATCAAACGGATGATGTATGGCAGAGCCGGGTTTCAAGTGTTGCGAAACCGGGTTCTTTATCGATGGTAA